One part of the Candidatus Polarisedimenticolaceae bacterium genome encodes these proteins:
- a CDS encoding helix-turn-helix transcriptional regulator, giving the protein MSRGEYLGEFEQLVLLALVRLGEGAYGLSVRRELVDRAGREVAIGAVYATLDRLEQKGLVASALGEPTSERGGRAKRHFRLTGEGSKALKRSQTAMARMLDGLPAKWRPA; this is encoded by the coding sequence ATGTCGCGTGGGGAGTACCTCGGAGAGTTCGAGCAGCTCGTGTTGCTCGCCCTCGTCCGCCTCGGGGAGGGGGCGTACGGGCTCTCCGTGCGCAGGGAGTTGGTCGACCGCGCGGGGCGGGAAGTCGCCATCGGCGCCGTTTACGCGACGCTCGACCGGCTGGAGCAGAAAGGGTTGGTCGCCTCGGCCCTCGGCGAGCCGACCTCGGAACGCGGGGGCCGCGCCAAGCGCCACTTCCGGCTGACCGGCGAGGGGTCGAAGGCGCTGAAGCGCTCCCAGACCGCGATGGCCCGGATGCTCGACGGCCTCCCCGCGAAGTGGAGGCCGGCGTGA